The Monodelphis domestica isolate mMonDom1 chromosome 7, mMonDom1.pri, whole genome shotgun sequence genome window below encodes:
- the GDPD3 gene encoding lysophospholipase D GDPD3 isoform X1 — MSSLLYYALPALGSYAVLSFFFLRRPWLLHAPREPAFRCQLVAHRGGSGERLEHTIEAMENATAQRSDLFELDCLLSRDGQVVVSHDENLFRQCGLNKNVGDIDFEDLPLYREKLEVYFSPGRFAQGSDRKMIRLEEIFQKYPETPVSLELKSENEELITKIVALVKRFDRSEITIWAAEKNSVMKKCHAANPEMPISFTQIRVVWLLFLYYMGLLPFFTLPERFLLCFLPTIINRTYFPFSCSALNRLAAAISKSLIMRKSLIRHLEERGIQVVFWCLNEESDFEVAYGLGATGVMTDYPTALRHYLDNHPQPTDRSN, encoded by the exons ATGAGCTCCCTGCTCTACTATGCCCTCCCTGCCCTGGGAAGCTATGCtgtgctttctttcttcttcctccgcCGGCCCTGGCTGCTCCATGCTCCCCGGGAACCTGCCTTCCGATGTCAACTCGTTGCTCACAGAGGGG GTTCTGGGGAACGGCTTGAACATACCATAGAGGCCATGGAAAA TGCCACAGCCCAACGATCAGACCTCTTTGAGTTGGACTGCCTTCTGTCCCGAGATGGCCAAGTTGTTGTCTCCCATGATGAGAACCTTTTTCGACAATGTGGCCTCAATAAGAACGTTGGGGATATAGATTTTGAG GACCTGCCTCTTTACAGAGAGAAGTTGGAAGTATACTTCTCCCCAG GCCGGTTTGCACAAGGGTCAGACCGTAAGATGATTCGACTAGAAGAGATTTTCCAGAAGTATCCTGAAACACCTGTGTCTCTAGAATTGAAATCAGAAAATGAGGAACTCATTACTAAG ATAGTTGCCCTTGTCAAGCGCTTTGACAGAAGTGAAATAACCATCTGGGCTGCCGAAAAAAACTCTGTCATGAAGAAATGCCATGCAGCT AATCCAGAAATGCCCATCTCTTTCACCCAAATCCGAGTTGTTTGGTTGCTGTTCCTGTATTATATGGGACTGTTGCCCTTCTTCACTCTACCTGAGAGATTCCTGCTTTGTTTCCTGCCCACCATCATTAACAG AACCTATTTCCCATTTTCCTGTTCTGCTTTGAATAGATTGGCAGCAGCCATTTCTAAGAG CCTAATCATGCGGAAAAGTCTAATTAGACACCTTGAAGAAAGAGGGATACAA GTGGTATTTTGGTGCCTTAATGAGGAATCCGATTTTGAAGTAGCCTATGGGCTGGGAGCCACTGGAGTCATGACAGATTACCCCACAGCCCTTCGTCACTATCTGGACAACCATCCTCAGCCAACTGACAGGAGCAACTAA
- the GDPD3 gene encoding lysophospholipase D GDPD3 isoform X2: MSSLLYYALPALGSYAVLSFFFLRRPWLLHAPREPAFRCQLVAHRGGSGERLEHTIEAMENATAQRSDLFELDCLLSRDGQVVVSHDENLFRQCGLNKNVGDIDFEDLPLYREKLEVYFSPGRFAQGSDRKMIRLEEIFQKYPETPVSLELKSENEELITKIVALVKRFDRSEITIWAAEKNSVMKKCHAANPEMPISFTQIRVVWLLFLYYMGLLPFFTLPERFLLCFLPTIINSLIMRKSLIRHLEERGIQVVFWCLNEESDFEVAYGLGATGVMTDYPTALRHYLDNHPQPTDRSN, from the exons ATGAGCTCCCTGCTCTACTATGCCCTCCCTGCCCTGGGAAGCTATGCtgtgctttctttcttcttcctccgcCGGCCCTGGCTGCTCCATGCTCCCCGGGAACCTGCCTTCCGATGTCAACTCGTTGCTCACAGAGGGG GTTCTGGGGAACGGCTTGAACATACCATAGAGGCCATGGAAAA TGCCACAGCCCAACGATCAGACCTCTTTGAGTTGGACTGCCTTCTGTCCCGAGATGGCCAAGTTGTTGTCTCCCATGATGAGAACCTTTTTCGACAATGTGGCCTCAATAAGAACGTTGGGGATATAGATTTTGAG GACCTGCCTCTTTACAGAGAGAAGTTGGAAGTATACTTCTCCCCAG GCCGGTTTGCACAAGGGTCAGACCGTAAGATGATTCGACTAGAAGAGATTTTCCAGAAGTATCCTGAAACACCTGTGTCTCTAGAATTGAAATCAGAAAATGAGGAACTCATTACTAAG ATAGTTGCCCTTGTCAAGCGCTTTGACAGAAGTGAAATAACCATCTGGGCTGCCGAAAAAAACTCTGTCATGAAGAAATGCCATGCAGCT AATCCAGAAATGCCCATCTCTTTCACCCAAATCCGAGTTGTTTGGTTGCTGTTCCTGTATTATATGGGACTGTTGCCCTTCTTCACTCTACCTGAGAGATTCCTGCTTTGTTTCCTGCCCACCATCATTAACAG CCTAATCATGCGGAAAAGTCTAATTAGACACCTTGAAGAAAGAGGGATACAA GTGGTATTTTGGTGCCTTAATGAGGAATCCGATTTTGAAGTAGCCTATGGGCTGGGAGCCACTGGAGTCATGACAGATTACCCCACAGCCCTTCGTCACTATCTGGACAACCATCCTCAGCCAACTGACAGGAGCAACTAA
- the GDPD3 gene encoding lysophospholipase D GDPD3 isoform X3, translating to MENATAQRSDLFELDCLLSRDGQVVVSHDENLFRQCGLNKNVGDIDFEDLPLYREKLEVYFSPGRFAQGSDRKMIRLEEIFQKYPETPVSLELKSENEELITKIVALVKRFDRSEITIWAAEKNSVMKKCHAANPEMPISFTQIRVVWLLFLYYMGLLPFFTLPERFLLCFLPTIINRTYFPFSCSALNRLAAAISKSLIMRKSLIRHLEERGIQVVFWCLNEESDFEVAYGLGATGVMTDYPTALRHYLDNHPQPTDRSN from the exons ATGGAAAA TGCCACAGCCCAACGATCAGACCTCTTTGAGTTGGACTGCCTTCTGTCCCGAGATGGCCAAGTTGTTGTCTCCCATGATGAGAACCTTTTTCGACAATGTGGCCTCAATAAGAACGTTGGGGATATAGATTTTGAG GACCTGCCTCTTTACAGAGAGAAGTTGGAAGTATACTTCTCCCCAG GCCGGTTTGCACAAGGGTCAGACCGTAAGATGATTCGACTAGAAGAGATTTTCCAGAAGTATCCTGAAACACCTGTGTCTCTAGAATTGAAATCAGAAAATGAGGAACTCATTACTAAG ATAGTTGCCCTTGTCAAGCGCTTTGACAGAAGTGAAATAACCATCTGGGCTGCCGAAAAAAACTCTGTCATGAAGAAATGCCATGCAGCT AATCCAGAAATGCCCATCTCTTTCACCCAAATCCGAGTTGTTTGGTTGCTGTTCCTGTATTATATGGGACTGTTGCCCTTCTTCACTCTACCTGAGAGATTCCTGCTTTGTTTCCTGCCCACCATCATTAACAG AACCTATTTCCCATTTTCCTGTTCTGCTTTGAATAGATTGGCAGCAGCCATTTCTAAGAG CCTAATCATGCGGAAAAGTCTAATTAGACACCTTGAAGAAAGAGGGATACAA GTGGTATTTTGGTGCCTTAATGAGGAATCCGATTTTGAAGTAGCCTATGGGCTGGGAGCCACTGGAGTCATGACAGATTACCCCACAGCCCTTCGTCACTATCTGGACAACCATCCTCAGCCAACTGACAGGAGCAACTAA